The proteins below come from a single Candidatus Rhabdochlamydia sp. T3358 genomic window:
- the pcnB gene encoding polynucleotide adenylyltransferase PcnB — protein sequence MYSFEEHQLCMKKVDSDALYVMQKLRTAGYIAYLVGGSVRDLLLHKNPKDFDICTSAQPEEIKKIFRNCILVGRRFRLAHIRFGKKILEVSTFRSGDNELDELIVRDNKWGTAKEDALRRDFTINALFYDSDSQSIIDYIGGFEDIKKQVLRTIGQPFIRFRQDPVRMLRMLKFQARFGFTIDDPSHIALLECRQEIMKSSPARILEELLRMLESKASEPFFRLLAEHGFMHLLMPSLGDFLDSKDAEEVFSFLKEIDSYFMESDHINLSRAVLLAALVFPILEKKIYTRYVNRDIILHLGQINEEVHELLDEIFHPFINLSRRLRTSLQSILVSQYRITPFDSKKSRRIRIPQDPDFMQAMQFFEIRCTLEPALKVVWEQWNHALTNPTSNKRRRRKKKTKTDEASAT from the coding sequence ATTTATTCTTTTGAAGAACATCAACTTTGTATGAAAAAAGTTGACTCCGATGCGCTGTATGTTATGCAAAAACTTCGTACTGCAGGTTATATAGCCTATCTAGTCGGAGGAAGTGTTCGTGATCTGCTGCTACATAAAAATCCTAAAGATTTTGATATCTGTACATCTGCACAACCAGAAGAAATAAAAAAAATATTCAGAAATTGTATTTTAGTAGGACGGCGTTTTCGCCTTGCTCACATTCGATTTGGAAAAAAAATATTAGAAGTTTCCACTTTCCGCTCCGGAGATAATGAGCTTGATGAATTGATTGTACGTGACAATAAATGGGGAACGGCAAAAGAAGATGCTTTAAGACGTGATTTCACAATTAATGCACTTTTTTATGATTCAGACTCTCAATCCATTATCGATTACATCGGGGGTTTTGAAGATATAAAAAAACAAGTTCTGCGCACTATTGGACAACCTTTTATTCGTTTTCGTCAAGATCCTGTTCGCATGCTAAGAATGCTTAAATTTCAAGCGAGATTTGGTTTTACCATTGATGATCCCTCACATATTGCTTTGCTTGAATGTCGTCAGGAAATTATGAAAAGCTCTCCTGCGCGTATACTAGAAGAGTTGCTGCGCATGTTGGAATCTAAAGCTTCAGAGCCTTTTTTTCGTCTTCTTGCAGAACATGGGTTTATGCATTTATTAATGCCTTCATTAGGAGATTTTTTAGATTCTAAAGATGCAGAAGAGGTCTTCTCTTTTCTAAAAGAAATCGATAGCTACTTTATGGAATCTGATCATATAAATCTATCACGTGCTGTTTTATTAGCTGCTTTGGTATTTCCTATCTTGGAAAAAAAAATCTATACACGTTATGTAAATCGAGATATCATTTTGCATTTGGGACAAATAAATGAAGAAGTGCATGAACTACTTGATGAAATATTTCACCCCTTTATCAATCTTTCTCGTAGGTTACGTACAAGCTTGCAGTCGATTTTGGTTTCGCAATACCGCATTACCCCTTTTGATTCTAAAAAATCAAGGCGTATTCGAATCCCTCAAGATCCAGATTTTATGCAAGCTATGCAATTTTTTGAAATTCGTTGCACATTAGAACCAGCCCTTAAAGTTGTATGGGAACAATGGAACCACGCTCTTACAAATCCTACATCTAATAAACGACGGCGACGTAAAAAGAAAACAAAAACAGATGAAGCCTCAGCAACTTAA
- the lpxB gene encoding lipid-A-disaccharide synthase has product MSCDLFMFCGEPSGDLHAESLLTELKIKKPTLKIFGVAGPRMRYQGVNSILAMEELQVMGFIDVFCAFPKLLRIFYKVVNAILELQPKMVFTIDYPGFSLRLHRHLKKRGFKGQIVHFICPSVWAWGKHRVAFMEKHLDHLFTILPFESQIFRKLPTQYVGHPLQSRIQSYKYQDLDLPKEKQIIALFPGSRPKEIERNLPIYLDACRHLCVNNPNLHIALSVAQPKFHSQILLVLQKKNWDCPITFVPSSHSYELMQKTYIAIAKSGTVTLELALHLVPTVVTYGLSKLDLMIARDLLRIRLPFYCLVNILANEELFPELIGPYFTNASLLSHVYHLTENHTNYQKKCKHILTLLGRANTAKEVSKQICLMLNK; this is encoded by the coding sequence ATGTCTTGTGATCTTTTTATGTTTTGTGGAGAGCCAAGCGGTGACTTACATGCAGAATCTCTTTTAACTGAACTCAAAATAAAAAAACCTACGCTTAAAATATTTGGTGTTGCCGGACCGCGTATGCGATATCAAGGAGTGAACTCTATTCTTGCCATGGAAGAGTTGCAAGTTATGGGGTTTATTGATGTATTTTGCGCATTTCCTAAACTGCTACGCATATTTTACAAGGTAGTAAATGCTATTTTGGAATTACAACCAAAAATGGTATTCACCATTGATTATCCAGGTTTTAGTTTGCGATTACATCGACACTTAAAAAAAAGGGGCTTTAAAGGACAAATTGTGCATTTTATCTGTCCTTCCGTGTGGGCATGGGGTAAACATCGAGTTGCTTTTATGGAAAAGCATTTAGATCATTTATTCACTATCTTGCCCTTTGAATCGCAAATTTTCCGAAAGCTTCCTACGCAATATGTTGGGCATCCACTTCAATCTCGTATTCAGTCTTACAAATATCAAGACCTTGATTTGCCAAAGGAGAAACAAATCATTGCGCTATTTCCAGGAAGCAGACCTAAAGAGATCGAGCGTAATTTACCTATTTATCTTGATGCCTGTAGACACTTATGCGTAAATAATCCTAATTTACATATTGCTCTTTCTGTAGCACAGCCTAAATTCCATTCTCAAATCCTCTTAGTTCTACAAAAAAAAAATTGGGATTGTCCGATTACTTTTGTTCCCTCTTCTCATAGCTATGAACTCATGCAAAAAACCTATATTGCAATTGCTAAATCAGGAACGGTAACCCTTGAATTAGCTCTTCATCTTGTCCCTACGGTGGTTACCTACGGGCTATCCAAACTCGATTTGATGATAGCAAGAGACCTATTGCGCATCCGACTACCGTTTTATTGCTTAGTGAATATCCTTGCAAATGAAGAACTGTTTCCCGAGCTCATCGGCCCTTATTTTACTAATGCTTCTCTTTTATCCCATGTGTATCACTTAACAGAAAATCATACAAATTATCAAAAAAAATGTAAGCATATATTAACTTTACTTGGCAGAGCAAATACAGCAAAAGAAGTGAGTAAACAGATTTGTCTCATGTTAAATAAGTAA
- the rpmF gene encoding 50S ribosomal protein L32 yields MAVPRNRTSNARKNSRRAHHAKKPKNVNSCTNCAQSCLSHRICSHCGFYAGRLVVSERKD; encoded by the coding sequence ATGGCTGTACCTCGTAATCGCACCTCTAATGCTCGAAAGAATTCCCGCCGTGCTCACCACGCTAAAAAACCAAAAAATGTAAATAGCTGTACGAATTGTGCTCAAAGCTGCTTGTCTCATCGTATTTGCTCTCATTGTGGATTTTATGCAGGACGTTTGGTAGTCAGTGAGAGGAAAGATTAA
- the plsX gene encoding phosphate acyltransferase PlsX: MRGKIKPSLSIGIDLMGSDAPARELLETILLHYSSFDDPIYLTLFGTSEVFEGISSPSASISFFPAQEAILMHELPLIAIKRKPNSSLCVGIRMLKEGHLHAFISAGNTGALMSCAKIHLSSLSGLKRPALLTLFPGHQSEIALLDVGASISYKATHLVHFAAMGIAYQKSRGISCPKLALLNIGSEAKKGTPELRDAYQTLQRLSDENDFIFIGNVEARNVFQTELDVLITDGFTGNIFLKTSEGIAFNILKMIGDIDKETHSLSLQRALHELRQKLDYSKYPGALLAGIDKIVIKCHGEGSSSSILSSINNACQLIKYNFIDKVKEQLQSLLFSGKRT; the protein is encoded by the coding sequence GTGAGAGGAAAGATTAAGCCGTCCCTATCCATTGGCATTGACTTAATGGGAAGCGATGCCCCTGCAAGAGAACTGCTTGAAACCATTCTCTTGCACTATAGCTCATTTGACGATCCCATTTATTTGACTCTATTTGGCACTTCAGAAGTGTTTGAGGGTATTTCTTCCCCTTCCGCTTCCATTTCTTTCTTTCCTGCACAAGAAGCCATTCTCATGCACGAGCTGCCCTTAATTGCCATTAAACGCAAACCTAATTCCTCTTTATGTGTGGGGATTCGCATGTTAAAAGAAGGGCATTTGCATGCCTTTATTTCAGCAGGAAATACAGGTGCTTTAATGAGCTGTGCAAAGATACATCTATCCTCGCTATCTGGCTTAAAAAGGCCCGCCTTATTAACCCTGTTCCCTGGGCATCAATCGGAAATTGCTTTGCTCGATGTAGGAGCTAGTATTTCTTACAAAGCAACCCATCTTGTGCATTTTGCAGCTATGGGAATTGCCTATCAAAAAAGTCGAGGTATCTCTTGTCCTAAATTGGCACTTTTAAACATTGGATCAGAAGCAAAAAAAGGCACTCCTGAGCTAAGAGACGCCTATCAAACGCTACAGCGTTTATCTGATGAAAATGATTTTATATTTATAGGAAACGTTGAAGCTAGAAACGTATTTCAAACAGAATTGGATGTATTAATCACTGATGGGTTTACCGGTAATATATTTTTAAAAACCTCTGAAGGAATCGCTTTTAATATTCTAAAAATGATTGGTGATATTGACAAAGAAACTCATTCTTTGTCATTACAAAGAGCCCTTCATGAATTACGTCAAAAGCTCGATTATTCTAAATATCCCGGAGCTCTTCTTGCAGGAATTGACAAAATTGTGATTAAGTGTCATGGAGAAGGCTCTTCTTCGAGTATCCTAAGCAGTATTAATAATGCTTGTCAGTTAATTAAATATAATTTTATTGACAAGGTTAAAGAACAGTTGCAATCATTGCTTTTTTCTGGAAAAAGAACATAA
- a CDS encoding Rne/Rng family ribonuclease, whose protein sequence is MQEILLNIESKEVRYAVLKHGTLYDLIVERKKNRQIAGNIYRGRVTNILHNIQSAFIDINEGENGFIHISDILENTQKFQEIFDMDFEWNHQVSSKQTKQRKETDISKLLKPEQSVLVQVVKEPIGTKGARLTSNISIPGRYLVLLPNTPHRGVSRKIEDPASRDRLKKLIRAFEMPQDMGLICRTASMNASAEMLINEASELLKTWQHIIDQFHKANKPTCLYEESDLIKRAILSAIDKKFERLLVDDHSVYQRCKRMYTKYASEHHLKIELYRDKVPMFERFGAEREIERALRRKIWLPSGGYLFFDRTEAMFTIDVNSGRSQSSTSDVEEALVHINMEAAEEIARQLRLRNIGGLIICDFIDMRSRKNQRRVLERLKEAMKDDSAKCTISGMSEFGLVEMTRQRSRESLTQTMFISCPYCHGSGMIKNHESVSIEIKRALKKLICQQQHFGLKLVTHPELEAYLSQHDKKNLTKLVEGWHAQLSFESNDNLHLNEFQFYSTINGKKLEI, encoded by the coding sequence ATGCAAGAAATTTTATTAAATATCGAGTCAAAAGAAGTTCGCTATGCTGTGCTTAAACACGGAACTCTTTATGATTTGATTGTAGAAAGAAAAAAAAATCGACAAATAGCCGGTAATATTTACCGCGGACGTGTAACAAATATTTTACACAATATCCAATCTGCTTTCATTGATATTAATGAAGGAGAAAATGGATTTATCCATATTTCTGATATTTTGGAAAACACGCAAAAGTTTCAAGAAATATTTGATATGGATTTTGAATGGAATCATCAGGTCTCCTCAAAGCAGACAAAGCAACGCAAAGAGACTGATATTTCTAAACTCTTAAAGCCAGAGCAATCTGTACTTGTACAGGTAGTAAAAGAGCCCATCGGCACTAAAGGAGCGCGGTTAACCTCTAATATATCTATTCCGGGTAGATATCTTGTTTTGTTGCCTAATACCCCTCATCGAGGAGTATCGCGTAAGATAGAAGATCCTGCCTCTAGAGATCGCTTGAAAAAACTCATCCGTGCTTTTGAAATGCCTCAAGACATGGGTCTTATTTGTCGAACAGCAAGCATGAATGCTTCTGCTGAAATGCTTATTAATGAAGCAAGCGAGCTTCTTAAAACATGGCAACACATCATCGATCAATTTCATAAAGCCAATAAACCTACATGCCTATATGAAGAATCCGATCTAATTAAGCGCGCTATTTTAAGTGCAATTGATAAGAAGTTTGAGCGCTTATTGGTTGACGATCACTCTGTTTATCAAAGATGTAAACGCATGTATACAAAATATGCATCAGAGCACCATTTAAAAATTGAGTTATACAGAGATAAAGTGCCCATGTTTGAAAGATTTGGCGCAGAAAGAGAAATTGAAAGAGCTCTACGGCGTAAAATTTGGCTTCCAAGCGGAGGTTATTTGTTCTTTGATCGAACAGAGGCAATGTTTACAATTGATGTAAACTCAGGACGCTCTCAAAGCTCAACATCTGATGTAGAAGAAGCATTGGTACATATTAATATGGAAGCTGCAGAAGAAATTGCTCGCCAACTTCGTTTGCGCAATATCGGAGGCTTAATCATTTGTGATTTTATCGATATGCGCTCCCGCAAAAATCAACGCCGCGTCTTAGAACGCTTAAAAGAAGCAATGAAAGATGATTCTGCCAAATGTACTATTTCAGGTATGAGCGAATTTGGTTTGGTTGAAATGACCAGGCAGCGCAGCCGAGAATCTCTAACTCAAACCATGTTTATAAGCTGTCCTTATTGTCATGGAAGCGGAATGATAAAAAATCATGAAAGCGTCTCCATTGAAATTAAACGGGCTCTTAAAAAGCTGATTTGCCAACAACAACACTTTGGCCTCAAATTAGTGACTCATCCAGAACTAGAAGCCTATTTGAGTCAACACGACAAAAAAAATCTGACTAAACTAGTAGAAGGCTGGCATGCGCAACTCTCTTTTGAGAGTAATGACAACCTACACTTAAATGAATTTCAATTTTATTCAACAATCAATGGAAAAAAACTCGAAATCTAG
- a CDS encoding 1-acyl-sn-glycerol-3-phosphate acyltransferase, with product MEKNSKSSSFLEQLQLAINQNLIPKKSATILHGFYLEYKAAALQTREKTEQIFLTFLELVILQCSSPFVFSHYHQRLRKDFDYHKFALDFVRPLIDIPSSSLKGEPYLEEMNSHLKNEGNVVLFANHQSEGDPQMINILLEKKFPKIAEELIFVAGDRVISDPLAVPLSLGCNLLCIYSKRYIDNPPELKMKKQLHNKKTMDTMSSLLKKGGNIIYVAPSGGRDRSNNEGVIEVADFDPPSIEMFYLIAKRSLRPTHFYPLALKTYAILPPPKAIQVELGESRTVGYGPIQIAFGPEIDMESYALKKPLDKHARRKERAEFICNLVRKMYNDFF from the coding sequence ATGGAAAAAAACTCGAAATCTAGTTCATTTTTAGAGCAGCTGCAGCTTGCTATTAACCAGAATCTCATTCCTAAGAAATCCGCTACAATTTTGCACGGATTTTATTTAGAATATAAAGCGGCAGCTCTACAGACCAGAGAAAAAACAGAACAGATTTTTCTTACCTTTCTAGAACTTGTTATTCTACAATGCTCTTCTCCCTTTGTTTTTTCTCATTACCATCAAAGATTGCGTAAAGATTTTGATTATCACAAATTTGCTCTTGATTTTGTAAGACCTCTTATCGACATCCCTTCTTCCTCTTTAAAAGGAGAGCCCTACTTAGAGGAAATGAATTCTCACCTAAAGAACGAAGGCAATGTTGTTCTTTTTGCTAATCATCAATCTGAAGGAGATCCTCAGATGATTAACATTTTATTAGAGAAAAAATTTCCGAAAATTGCAGAAGAGCTCATTTTTGTTGCTGGAGATCGTGTAATTAGCGACCCATTAGCGGTTCCTCTAAGCCTAGGCTGTAATTTATTGTGTATCTATTCAAAGCGCTATATTGACAATCCTCCCGAACTGAAAATGAAAAAGCAACTGCACAATAAAAAAACTATGGATACCATGAGTAGCCTCCTAAAAAAAGGAGGTAATATTATCTACGTAGCTCCTAGTGGTGGTCGAGATAGAAGCAATAATGAAGGAGTTATTGAAGTAGCAGATTTTGACCCTCCTAGCATTGAAATGTTTTATTTAATAGCTAAACGCTCTTTACGCCCTACGCATTTTTACCCTCTAGCTTTAAAAACCTACGCTATCCTGCCCCCTCCTAAAGCTATCCAAGTAGAACTAGGAGAATCACGAACGGTGGGCTATGGTCCCATCCAAATAGCGTTTGGTCCTGAGATTGACATGGAAAGTTACGCTTTAAAAAAGCCATTAGATAAACATGCACGCCGTAAAGAACGTGCAGAATTCATCTGCAATTTAGTGCGTAAGATGTACAATGACTTTTTCTAA